Genomic segment of Arachis hypogaea cultivar Tifrunner chromosome 16, arahy.Tifrunner.gnm2.J5K5, whole genome shotgun sequence:
taaaaataactattatttttattaatcgtGTAAATGGTCATTTAAAAATACGAATGTAATTATACAacggtataaaatattttacactaccAGTACGTCAAAATTTAACTCATAGAATAAATCACCAAAATAATATTCACTAAGAATATAATATCCTAATTAATTCTGATCCCTAGCTTTATATTTTCCTACCATTTTCCCTTAGTTATAtgataatttcattttttttatataggacAATTTTGTAGACAATTGACATCTTTTAATTTAGAAGTCACATATTGATTTCGTTCTTAAGAAGAATTCAAAGTAACAAAAAGTTTGGAGTTCACATAATaatgtttattattataattaagatTGTACATATATAGAAACATAGATATATAATAATTTCATACAAAATCTCCGTTTTGATTGGCGTTGAGCATCTTTCCCTTGGCAGTAGTAAACACAATGTCAAGATTGTATAGCACTGGAACCATAGTGATGGTGCACAGGAAGACCAGCACAGGACCAAATATCCAGAGCAAAAGAGGTAGTGCACCGTAGAAAATCCTGTTCCCAACCGTGTTCAACATAAACCCTCTCTCCAATATCTCACTTATGTATTCTGGAGTCACAAGAGACATTGGATCCTGAGGAATGTTGATTAGGATGTTTACTTGGTTTATGAACCTTATGGACagggagtggcaaaagaatgagAAGAGGAAGAGAGTCAGCAGCGTCACGTATTTCAAAGCTACCATGAACTCGCCGTGCGCGCCGTACACCGCGTCGTTCAGCGGCTTTTTGACGCTGTAGGTGCTGCTTATCACGGCCGCTAGGCCGGAGCAGAGGAGGATGGAGGTTGTGGCCATTAGGGTTGAACCCATTATTGTGTTCCGGAGTGATTGTACGGCCAATATGTTTTTCTTGTCATTGTCCTaccacaattaaataattaaaattaaataatttaatatatttaactaaattattatttaacgatttttaactattaaaCTTACATGTATTAGAAATGTAATAAAATTTGGAAAAGTCTAGGAGGCCaacaactttgttaaattttggccagcatataaccagcaaagaaaagtgagccattgaataaaatctcacaccaatctcacaccattaaaaccat
This window contains:
- the LOC112755453 gene encoding uncharacterized protein, whose amino-acid sequence is MEWRKCYLDVILVPLGLIVSIGYHMWLWHKVRTHPHTTIIGINSSARRNWVNTMLKDNDKKNILAVQSLRNTIMGSTLMATTSILLCSGLAAVISSTYSVKKPLNDAVYGAHGEFMVALKYVTLLTLFLFSFFCHSLSIRFINQVNILINIPQDPMSLVTPEYISEILERGFMLNTVGNRIFYGALPLLLWIFGPVLVFLCTITMVPVLYNLDIVFTTAKGKMLNANQNGDFV